A single region of the Acanthopagrus latus isolate v.2019 chromosome 11, fAcaLat1.1, whole genome shotgun sequence genome encodes:
- the prdm5 gene encoding PR domain zinc finger protein 5 isoform X3, with amino-acid sequence MSRFLDWSPVGEKFGPFAGEKKLPNELDESSDTRLMWEVRGSKGDVLYILDASNPRYANWLRFVHQAPSQEQKNLAAIQDGENIFYLAVDDIETDTELLIGYLDSDMEEEEEEEEEEDVKDEDENSKDAKRIVEMELVIKKEDHPCLLCESSFPSEEILAAHLQSLHQRPCTEEKDFKCRNCGKKFPIKQALQRHVLHCSESLDPSGDSKVHQCSLCHNTFISESSFEQHKEACKGDARFICKAESCGKRFKSKDALKKHKGNVHTGSARRKLTCTICNRKCSSSLNLQEHRKVHEIFDCHACDKKFISTNQLKRHMITHSEKRPYTCEICSRSFKRLDQVTAHKIIHSEDKPYKCKLCGKEFAHRNVYKNHKKTHSEERPFQCEECKALFRTPFSLQRHLLIHNSERTFKCDQCDSTFKRKDTLNVHIQVVHDGHKKYKCDLCEKAFVTPSVLKSHKKTHTGEKEKICPYCGQKFASNGTLRVHIRSHTDWCRDLARPHTHFLASKLLHSLSPFLCLSAHA; translated from the exons TTTTTGGACTGGTCTCCTGTg GGAGAAAAGTTTGGCCCCTTCGCAGGTGAGAAAAAGCTGCCCAACGAGCTGGATGAGAGCTCGGACACCAGGCTCATGTGGGAG GTCCGTGGCAGTAAAGGAGATGTGCTGTATATTCTGGATGCTAGTAACCCGCGCTATGCCAACTGGCTGCGGTTTGTCCATCAGGCGCCTTCACAGGAGCAGAAGAACTTGGCAGCCATACAG GATGGAGAGAACATCTTTTACCTGGCTGTGGACGACATAGAGACGGACACAGAGCTCCTGATCGGCTACCTGGACAGcgacatggaggaggaggaggaagaagaggaggaggaggacgtcaaagatgaagatgaaaacagCAAAGACGCCAAACGTATCGTTGAAATGG AACTAGTAATAAAGAAGGAGGACCACCCCTGCTTGCTGTGTGAGAGCAGTTTTCCCAGTGAGGAGATCCTGGCCGCCCACCTCCAGAGTCTGCACCAGAGGCCCTGCACGGAGGAGAAGGACTTCAAATGCAGAAACTGTGGCAAGAAGTTCCCCATCAAACAGGCTCTGCAGCGCCA CGTTTTGCATTGTTCGGAGTCACTGGATCCTTCAGGTGACTCCAAAGTGCACCAGTGCTCCCTCTGCCACAACACATTCATCTCAGAGTCCAG CTTTGAACAGCATAAGGAAGCCTGCAAAGGAGACGCCAGGTTCATCTGTAAAGCAGAGAGCTGCGGCAAAAGATTCAAGAGCAAGGATGCTCTGAAGAAGCATAAAGGAAACGTTCACACAG GAAGTGCACGTCGGAAGCTCACGTGCACCATATGCAACAGAAaatgctcctcctctctgaatCTACAAGAACACAGAAAG GTTCATGAAATATTCGACTGCCACGCGTGTGACAAGAAGTTCATCTCCACGAATCAGCTCAAACGCCACATGATCACGCACTCGG AGAAGCGACCGTACACCTGTGAGATCTGTAGTCGCTCCTTCAAGCGTCTGGACCAGGTGACGGCTCATAAGATCATCCACAGCGAGGACAAACCGTACAAATGTAAGCTGTGTGGGAAAGAGTTCGCTCACCGCAATGTCTACAAGAATCACAAGAAG acccACTCGGAGGAACGACCCTTCCAGTGTGAGGAGTGCAAAGCTCTGTTCCGCACCCCATTCTCTCTCCAGCGCCACTTACTTATACACAACA GTGAGAGGACATTCAAGTGCGACCAGTGTGACAGCACCTTCAAGAGAAAGGACACGCTCAACGTCCACATCCAGGTGGTGCACGACGGCCATAAGAAGTACAAGTGTGACCTGTGCGAGAAGGCCTTTGTCACTCCGTCCGTCCTCAAGAGCCACAAGAAG ACACACAcgggggagaaagagaagatcTGCCCGTACTGCGGACAGAAGTTCGCCAGCAACGGCACGCTGAGGGTCCACATCCGCAGCCACACAG ACTGGTGCAGAGACCTGGcacggccacacacacacttcttggCCTCCAAACTCCTTCACTCGCTCTCCccgtttctctgtctctctgcccacGCATGA